In Miscanthus floridulus cultivar M001 chromosome 8, ASM1932011v1, whole genome shotgun sequence, the sequence GGACATGcggctcgtcctcgagctgcgaCCTAACAATGATGCTAACTATGGCTTCACTAGACACAAACTGAACACCTAAGAACAAGCCTTTTACATCTCGGCTTATTTCAAATAAACTCGACTCTTTATTCTTGAATCCTGAAGATGCGGCAGACACCCTCCGCGTGCTGGACAGGCTCGTGTAGCCGCCTGGATCCCATGGAGACCATCGAAACGAGAGGGTTGCATGGGTACGGCTGTCTGGAATCAATTGCAACAGCGACCAGCGGAGACGACCTCGTGGCGGCCGACAGCGAAACGCGACAGCGCTAGGCAGTGCGTCTCCGCCGGTGACAAAGAGGAGTGCGCTTCTTCTATCATCACTCCCATAGAACTGGAGTGCGCCGCCTGCGGGAACAGCACCATGCTCGCGCCTGGAGACAGCAACGGGTCGGCGCGGTTGTTGTTGGCCGTTCGACGGGGCGAGGTCGTGCCCCCCCTTGCCGAGGTCGATCGCCGTCAAGGCCGCCTCATGCATCTGCCGGCGCATCTCCTGCAGTCGGCGCCGCGCTAGGAGGCCGCGTGCTGCAGCCTGTAATCGCACCGTCGCAGACTGACAATCACTCTTCTGCGCAAGCGCCACTTGCACGGTTGCTGCCGCAGTGGCGATCTGATCGCCCGGCTGTGCACCTGTGAATGGAGGCACCGGCACGCCGAGGACGAGGCCCGCCGACTGCGCGCCCGCCGATGAGGGCACCGACGCCGGCTGTGCGCCAATGTTATGGACGAGGGTCGCGAGGACGTCCATCTGGCGCTGCAGGAGGTTGAAGGTTGCCATCCACTCACCGAAGGCGCCTGTGGAAGGTGCAAGCTGCTGCGCAGGCAAGGGCGCCACAGTGGCTGTGGCGGTGGTGAACACGGGCGGAGCTACGGAGGACAGGGCCAGCGTAGCCCAAGGATGTGTGCCGAGCGGCGTGGAGATGGGCACGGCGGCGTAGGATCTGGCCGGCGGCGCTGCGGAGAACAGGGCCGGCGCAGCCCAGGGATGTGCGCCGAGCGGTGTGGAGAAGGGCACGGCGGCGTAGGATCCGTCCGGCGGCGGTGCGGAGAACAGGGCCGGCGCAGCCCAGGGATGTGCGCCGAGCGGTGTGGAGAAGGGCACAGCGGCGTAGGATCCAGCCATGGTTGTTTCCGGCTTCCTTAGGGAGCCGGGAAAGTTGCCCTAGCTGCCCCTCCTCCCTGCTGCCCGCGTCCAGCCTCCACCACGGCCCAGCCGCCGGCAGCGAGGTTCCCAGCCAGCTCCACCTCCCTCTCACCCCTACAGACTCCGTGATCTACGCGATAGGATCCGTAATCCTATCAGAAGTAGCCACCAAAGCATCCGCATGATTTTGCCTGGTTTCTTCTCCCAGTACTTACTGTGATTTTCAGTCGCCAATGGCATTTGAAACCCTGTTTGAGTATTCATCCTATTTGCAGGTGGTCTGCCATTAAGTGGATTATGGTCATCACTGTAGTTCTGGTCATCCTGCAAATTATTAACATCTTCTGATCCTTCGAAGTTGTTTGCATTGCTTGGACGCATAGCTATAGGACTGTCTTAATATAGCTCATTATCAAGTATATGCATATTTGCAGGTTAAGCTTCGTGGAAGCTCTCCAGATTGCACCCATTGTGGCAAAAATTCCTTTTTCACAGAACAAGATTTTCAGAAGTTTGACTATGAGAACTTCACTCAATCACCAATGTCTGATAAGGTAATGTGAATGGATGCAGTTCAGATCATATCGAGAATAAATCTTTGTCCTCATCGACTGTTACATTTACTGCAGGCAGCACCAAGTGTGAACCTACTCCCAGAGAGCGCCCGAATCACTTGCAGAGATTACAAAAAACTGGTTGACAATAGTGAACCTCATCTATTATTGGACATACGACCCGCACATCACTTCCAAATAGCTTCAATTTATCCATCTCTGAACATCCCGCTCTCCATGTTGGAAGAGAAGCTACCTACACTTGAAACCTCACTGAAGGAAACAGGAGAGGCATCAACCTTGGTTGTCCTGTGTAGAAGAGGCAATGACTCTCAGAGAGCCGTCAAGCTTCTCCACGAGAAGGGATTTGCTTCTGCGAAGGATATCATCGGTGGGCTGCAGGCGTGGGGACGAGATGTTGCTCCTGATTTCCCTGTGTACTAGCGAAATGGATGTAACAATTATATGCTTCCTATGAGGATTCACGATTAAGGTCAAACGTTTACATAGGACAGAGTTTGTGGGAGTGAGTTTAAGATTGTTTCCCACGCGGTTAGCTATTCTTCTCGGCTTAAGAATGATCTACTTGTTTGAGTTCGTACCTTTTGACAGTGTGAATGTCGCCAGAGTTGCTGCTGTTGCAAGAACGAGAACTCTGATACTATTGTTTGAGTACTAATTTTACAACACCGTgtacttgtaacacacacacacaaaaacaacATCATGGAAGACTTGTATGTTAAATCCGTGATAGCTCATGCCATGGACAAAATAAGATTATAAGTTTGAGCTACAAAATTACTTTAAAGCAGCAGATCAAAATAAGATTTGACGATGGGAATAAATTTTTTTATCGATAATGATACCCTCAGGGCGTCCGCCCTTCTGGACGGGATGGACCCGCCTCGCATCACGCGCCCTTGCTTCTCGCGCATCGCGTCAGATCCGCCTCGAGTCGCGTGCCCCTGCTCCTCGCGCCTCAAGCTAGACCTGCCTCGTGCCGCGCACCCCACCCATGCCTCAAGTTGCGCGCCTTTCGCTCCTCGCGCCCCAGTTCGTGCCTCGCATCACGCGTCGCCCTGCGTCTTGCGCTGTGCTCCCCTGTCAACGAGCTCCATTGGGCGGCAGCAAAAGTAGATGAGCATATATTTGCAATCATATGTTTAATATGTTTCAGAtgtatattgcatatgtttcatcttgatgttgcaaaagtagatcttccCAAGAACGACAATGACCTGGTGTTTAATACTTTTCTAAGGTCATGTTCGGTATGCAGGGAATGACTTCCTGGAACCGTTCTTGGCTGGAATGCTTATACAATTTGTATAGGCCAAGCTTCCTAGGAATCGTTCCTTGCAGGAACGACAAGAAAGGAAGAAGGCCTAATGGAACCCACCTATTAAAATAGCACTACTTTTATCTATCCATGGAAGAACATTCTAGAATGCATTGATTATTTTTTAGTTTCTAACTATGGGGAGAATGATGGAGGAGGAGTAAATATGTAATTTCACACCTACACTAATCTTACCTCGAAAAGCGAGATTTACATTCTTTCGGAGGTATTGGAAACCGAAGTGATGCTTATGTTGTTCACTGTTATTCCAAATGTAGCATTACTCTACCTGACGCTCGTTTGAAAGACCTGCCTCGAAATATGCAAGCACAAGCAGAGGATCATCTTCTTGAATCTACACAATCGAGGGCATTGAATCTTAATTACTGTCTCAGATCATGAAAATTATCTGAGGTAACAACAGACCTTTGGTATAGCATGTTCAAAACAAACTGCAGCTTCAGGAAACAATCTATTTGAGAACAGGGTTTGTCCCATTCCAATCAACGCCGTAGACAGATCTGGGTTTCTCTCTACTGCTGTCCTGTGTGCAATATTGATCACCACCTCCCATTGTTTGCAAATGGAAGCGGTAGCCAACAATTGATCAGACAAAGCACAACACCGACTTACCTGATCAGTGGAAGAGCTTGATCTCGGCAGCCAATCCCCAGATACTGTAATGCTTGCTAATGATAAACATATAGGTATATGCATCAGAATTCATACCGGAACAATATTCCAAGACAAAAAATTGTGCTCCTCAGGTGAGCTGGACACAGATATATTTCCTTCCATACTTTCCATTGCAAAATTAGGAGTTGTACTCTCACTGGCAGTTCCCTTATCAGATGACATCGATTTCATTTGCAGGTCAGCATCTTTAAGCTGTGACCTCTGTAAATTCATGATAACTTCAGCATCATGATTCAGGCATGCCTGCATCATCTCAGGTACCTCAAGAGGTGACTTTTGCGCTCTGTAACCAACCTGAGCTCTAGTATCTGGCAATCCCAACAGCTTGCGGGCAGCATCACTTCTCAAGGACAATTGCTGCGATTTAATCATTTGAAAATACTCCCTCTATCCGGTTAAGGATGCAATTCTAGCTCCTTGGCCTTGTCCAACAAAGAATGCAATCTATACTTGTAGGTGCATAGGGTAGCTAGGCAGTGGGTCCGGCTTTCACGTACGTCCACAGCTGCATGCCCCTTCTCAGCCACACACACCTCCTCTCCGCCCACCTTCTCACCTGCAATTTTATTGACATCGCTCGTGTACCGATAGTGCGCCTGCGAGCGTTTGCCAGCGGAATAAAGTAGGGGCATGCAGGTAATCTTGCTCAGTCACTAATCTGGCCTCAGTAACGTAGAATTGCTTTCTTTgacggacggagggagtaggatGTAACATGAAGTACACAATGCTGACTTCACCGCATCAAGC encodes:
- the LOC136470521 gene encoding ALBINO3-like protein 3, mitochondrial, with product MIKSQQLSLRSDAARKLLGLPDTRAQRSQLKDADLQMKSMSSDKGTASESTTPNFAMESMEGNISQALQYLGIGCRDQALPLIRTAVERNPDLSTALIGMGQTLFSNRLFPEAAVCFEHAIPKIQEDDPLLVLAYFEAGLSNERQVE